The proteins below come from a single Maylandia zebra isolate NMK-2024a linkage group LG23, Mzebra_GT3a, whole genome shotgun sequence genomic window:
- the LOC101476479 gene encoding growth/differentiation factor 8 — MLLSLCLSVSVIFFSSSGFAMEMNQTSKLLGESGEQCSACDFREHSKQMRLHSIKSQILSILRLEQAPNISRDMIRQLIPKAPPLTQLLDQYDPRVEDEDHATTETIITMATTHNPIAQDELSCCLFSLSPKIQPKNILSAQLWVHLRPADVVTTVFLQVSRLKPGKEGNSTRVRVRSLKIDTDAGAGSWQSIDIKSLLQAWLRQPETNYGIEINAYDSKGEDLAVTSAEPGEEGLQPFIEVKILDNLKRSRRDSGLNCDEESVETRCCRYPLTVDFEEFGWDWIIAPKRYRANYCSGECEFLHLQQYPHAHLVNKANPRGTAGPCCTPTKMSPINMLYFNRKEQIIYGKIHSMVVDHCGCS, encoded by the exons ATGCTCCTCTCGCTCTGCCTGAGCGTTTCTGTTATCTTCTTTTCCTCTTCGGGTTTTGCCATGGAGATGAACCAGACCTCCAAGTTGCTGGGGGAGAGCGGAGAGCAGTGTTCAGCCTGCGACTTCCGGGAGCACAGCAAGCAGATGAGGCTCCACAGCATCAAGTCGCAAATCCTCAGCATCCTGCGGCTGGAGCAGGCGCCCAACATCAGCCGCGATATGATCCGCCAGCTGATCCCCAAAGCGCCtcctctgacacagctgctggACCAGTATGATCCGCGGGTGGAGGACGAAGACCACGCAACCACGGAGACCATCATCACAATGGCAACAACGC ACAATCCAATCGCCCAGGACGAATTGTCCTGTTGTCTGTTCAGCCTCAGTCCAAAGATTCAGCCCAAAAACATCCTGAGCGCTCAGCTGTGGGTTCACCTGCGGCCTGCTGACGTGGTTACCACCGTCTTCCTGCAGGTCTCCCGCCTCAAACCTGGCAAGGAGGGAAACAGCACCCGCGTCCGGGTTCGCTCCCTGAAAATTGACACTGACGCTGGTGCTGGCTCCTGGCAGAGCATCGACATCAAGTCTCTGCTGCAGGCTTGGCTGCGTCAACCAGAAACCAACTATGGCATAGAAATCAACGCCTACGACTCCAAAGGAGAAGATCTGGCCGTTACTTCAGCAGAGCCTGGAGAGGAAGGACTG CAACCCTTCATCGAGGTCAAGATCCTCGACAACCTCAAGAGATCCCGTCGTGACTCGGGCCTCAACTGTGATGAAGAGTCTGTGGAGACACGCTGCTGTAGATACCCACTCACCGTTGACTTTGAGGAGTTTGGGTGGGACTGGATTATCGCGCCCAAACGCTACCGAGCAAACTACTGCTCAGGGGAGTGTGAGTTCCTGCACCTGCAGCAGTACCCACATGCACACCTGGTGAACAAGGCTAACCCACGGGGTACAGCTGGGCCCTGCTGCACACCCACCAAGATGTCACCCATTAACATGCTCTATTTCAACCGCAAGGAGCAGATCATCTATGGAAAGATCCACTCCATGGTGGTTGACCACTGTGGCTGCTCTTGA